In the genome of Paracoccus tegillarcae, one region contains:
- a CDS encoding ArsR/SmtB family transcription factor yields MKDLHCGAAADPGDMAASGPDRSVTAGVAEAAGFLRALAHEGRMMILFHLVSGERTVGELEGLLGRPQAAVSQQLARLRAAGLVTCRSDGPVRCYRVADPRAMEMLGLIDRQFCAS; encoded by the coding sequence ATGAAGGATCTGCACTGTGGCGCGGCCGCTGACCCCGGCGACATGGCGGCATCCGGTCCGGACCGGTCGGTGACCGCGGGCGTCGCCGAGGCTGCCGGTTTTCTCAGGGCGCTGGCCCATGAAGGCCGCATGATGATCCTGTTCCATCTGGTCAGCGGCGAACGCACGGTCGGCGAGCTGGAAGGCCTGCTGGGCCGGCCTCAGGCTGCGGTCAGCCAGCAATTGGCCAGATTGCGCGCCGCCGGGCTGGTCACCTGCCGCAGCGACGGCCCGGTGCGTTGTTATCGGGTGGCCGATCCGCGCGCGATGGAGATGCTGGGGCTGATCGACCGGCAGTTCTGCGCCAGCTGA
- a CDS encoding SoxS protein has translation MVLAAASGAQSGRPAQAQQSAGTAPDWQAQPLRLMMVEERGCIYCARWDAEIGPGFAGSAEGRTAPLMRVDIDGPWPDGIVLASRPVLTPTFILLDKGVELDRIEGYVGAAYFYPVLAEMMMNAGLTTGPGK, from the coding sequence ATGGTCCTCGCCGCTGCGTCTGGCGCGCAGTCGGGCAGGCCCGCGCAGGCCCAGCAATCGGCTGGGACCGCCCCTGACTGGCAGGCACAGCCACTGCGGCTGATGATGGTCGAAGAGCGAGGTTGCATCTATTGCGCCAGATGGGATGCCGAGATCGGGCCGGGCTTTGCCGGCAGCGCCGAGGGGCGGACGGCGCCATTGATGCGGGTGGATATCGACGGCCCCTGGCCTGACGGGATCGTTTTGGCATCGCGGCCGGTTCTGACACCCACCTTTATCCTGCTGGACAAGGGCGTCGAGCTGGACCGGATCGAAGGCTATGTGGGCGCGGCGTATTTCTATCCGGTTCTGGCCGAGATGATGATGAACGCGGGTCTGACAACGGGGCCGGGCAAATGA
- the meaB gene encoding methylmalonyl Co-A mutase-associated GTPase MeaB: MDELLTPLTQGSRRALSRAITLIESTRADHRERAVALLASLPDGHALRIGMSGTPGVGKSTFIETFGTMLTEQGLKVAVLAVDPSSTRSGGSILGDKTRMETLSRNPKAFIRPSPSRAELGGVARRTREAIRLCEAAGFDLILIETVGVGQSETLVAEMADLFVLLLAPAGGDELQGVKRGIMEMADIILVNKADGDLLPTARRTVADYAGALRLLRKRPQDPDGFPKALPVSAVAGTGLQEAWDDMQALTAWRREYGHFEATRARQAQHWFLAEVRTGLLARLETPEARDRLEQLGRDVAAGDTVPGAAAKQMLDWLKT; the protein is encoded by the coding sequence ATGGACGAACTGCTGACACCCTTGACCCAAGGCAGCCGCCGCGCCCTGTCGCGTGCGATCACCCTGATCGAATCCACCCGCGCAGACCACCGCGAACGCGCTGTGGCATTGCTGGCCAGCCTGCCGGACGGCCACGCCCTGCGCATCGGCATGTCAGGCACGCCCGGTGTCGGCAAATCGACCTTTATCGAGACCTTCGGAACGATGCTGACCGAACAGGGCCTCAAGGTCGCGGTGCTGGCGGTCGATCCCTCATCCACACGCTCCGGCGGCTCGATCCTGGGCGACAAGACCCGGATGGAAACGCTGTCGCGCAATCCCAAAGCCTTTATCCGCCCCTCGCCCTCGCGCGCCGAACTGGGCGGCGTCGCCCGCCGCACCCGCGAGGCCATCCGGCTCTGCGAAGCAGCGGGCTTTGACCTGATCCTGATCGAGACGGTCGGCGTCGGCCAATCCGAAACGCTGGTGGCCGAGATGGCGGATCTGTTCGTCCTGCTGCTGGCCCCGGCGGGTGGCGACGAATTGCAGGGGGTCAAGCGCGGCATCATGGAAATGGCGGACATCATTCTGGTCAACAAGGCCGACGGCGATCTGCTGCCCACCGCACGCCGCACCGTGGCCGATTACGCCGGCGCCCTGCGCCTGCTGCGCAAGCGCCCGCAAGATCCCGACGGGTTTCCCAAGGCCCTGCCGGTCTCGGCGGTTGCCGGCACTGGCCTGCAAGAGGCCTGGGATGACATGCAGGCCCTGACCGCATGGCGCCGCGAGTACGGCCATTTCGAGGCAACCCGCGCGCGGCAGGCGCAGCACTGGTTTCTGGCCGAAGTGCGCACGGGGCTATTGGCGCGCCTCGAGACCCCCGAGGCGCGGGACCGTCTGGAACAGCTTGGGCGTGACGTGGCCGCAGGGGATACCGTGCCCGGCGCGGCGGCAAAACAGATGCTGGATTGGCTCAAGACCTGA
- a CDS encoding bifunctional transcriptional activator/DNA repair enzyme AdaA: MTKDQAMFDLPEPGALYDALTARDPAYDGRAYVGVTTTGIFCRLTCPARKPRPENCRWFASPADAAAAGFRPCRRCHPTGPEAEGHAAIAALIGALNADPERRWSEADLVALGHDPSTIRRAFKRHFGQTFLEIARVARLRSGLKSMTKGTAMIDAQLDAGFVSASGFRSAFARLFGHPPHAMRGASDLRADWIETPLGGMIAITDDSALHLLEFTDRKALPQGLQRLSGLVGGRIGLGRTALTDRVESQLTEFFAGHRARFDLDLHLHGTDFQQRVWQGLRAIPAGETRSYAALADQIGKPAATRAVANANAGNRIAIVIPCHRVIGADGTLTGYAGGLWRKQRLIEIERSYGAAA, translated from the coding sequence ATGACCAAGGACCAAGCCATGTTTGACCTGCCCGAACCCGGCGCGCTCTATGACGCTCTGACCGCCCGCGATCCGGCCTATGATGGCCGCGCCTATGTCGGCGTCACCACCACCGGCATCTTCTGCCGCCTGACCTGCCCGGCCCGCAAACCGCGCCCCGAAAACTGCCGCTGGTTCGCCAGCCCCGCCGATGCCGCCGCCGCCGGTTTCCGCCCCTGTCGCCGGTGCCACCCGACCGGACCCGAGGCCGAGGGCCACGCCGCGATCGCGGCCCTGATCGGCGCGTTGAACGCCGACCCGGAACGCCGGTGGAGCGAGGCTGATCTGGTGGCTCTGGGCCATGACCCTTCGACCATCCGTCGCGCCTTCAAGCGCCATTTCGGCCAGACATTCCTGGAAATCGCTCGCGTCGCGCGGCTGCGCAGCGGCTTGAAATCCATGACGAAAGGAACCGCCATGATCGACGCACAACTTGATGCGGGCTTTGTTTCGGCCTCTGGTTTCCGGTCCGCCTTTGCCCGCCTGTTCGGCCACCCGCCGCACGCGATGCGCGGTGCCTCGGACCTGCGCGCCGACTGGATCGAAACCCCGCTTGGCGGCATGATCGCCATCACCGATGACAGCGCGTTGCACCTGCTGGAATTCACCGATCGCAAGGCCCTGCCGCAGGGTCTGCAGCGGTTGTCCGGCCTTGTCGGCGGGCGGATCGGGCTGGGCCGCACCGCCCTGACCGACCGCGTCGAATCGCAACTGACCGAGTTTTTCGCCGGTCACCGCGCCCGCTTCGATCTGGACCTGCACCTGCATGGCACCGATTTCCAGCAGCGTGTCTGGCAGGGTTTGCGCGCCATTCCGGCAGGCGAAACCCGCAGCTATGCGGCGCTGGCCGACCAGATCGGCAAGCCCGCCGCCACCCGCGCCGTGGCCAACGCCAATGCCGGCAACCGCATCGCCATCGTCATTCCCTGCCACCGCGTCATCGGCGCCGACGGGACCTTGACCGGCTATGCCGGCGGCTTGTGGCGCAAGCAGCGACTGATAGAAATCGAACGCAGCTACGGGGCAGCAGCATGA
- a CDS encoding isocitrate lyase/PEP mutase family protein, translating into MSFSSLHQSGNPLILFNIWDAGSARAVAGAGAVALATGSASVAGALGYDDGQQMPFDQLLSVVERIRAVSDLPLSVDFEAGFADSPEGVAANAKRLAALGVAGINLEDGIPPENGIRSAPEHAALVTAVRQATDLFINARTDLFLQNPADAHEGLLAEALDRAGIYAAAGADGFFAPGLSDPALIKALCRDCTLPVNIMHLPAGPDIATLAGLGVARISYGPFPWRDAMAGVASAYSDLVPNGA; encoded by the coding sequence ATGAGTTTTTCATCCCTTCATCAGTCTGGCAACCCGTTGATCCTGTTCAACATATGGGACGCCGGTTCGGCGCGCGCCGTGGCCGGGGCAGGGGCGGTTGCGCTGGCCACAGGCAGCGCCTCGGTCGCCGGTGCGCTTGGCTATGACGACGGGCAACAGATGCCTTTCGACCAACTGCTCAGCGTGGTCGAACGTATCCGCGCCGTCTCGGATCTGCCGCTATCGGTCGATTTCGAGGCAGGCTTTGCCGACAGCCCCGAGGGCGTCGCCGCGAATGCCAAACGCCTGGCCGCGTTGGGGGTCGCGGGGATCAATCTGGAAGATGGCATCCCGCCCGAAAACGGCATTCGCTCTGCCCCGGAGCATGCAGCCCTGGTGACGGCGGTGCGGCAGGCGACCGACCTGTTCATCAATGCGCGAACCGATCTGTTCCTGCAAAACCCGGCCGACGCGCATGAGGGGTTGCTGGCCGAAGCACTGGACCGCGCGGGCATCTATGCCGCAGCCGGTGCGGACGGATTCTTTGCGCCCGGCCTGTCCGATCCGGCGCTGATCAAGGCCTTGTGCCGTGATTGCACGCTGCCGGTGAACATCATGCACCTGCCCGCAGGTCCCGATATCGCCACTCTGGCCGGGCTTGGCGTGGCCCGTATCAGCTATGGTCCGTTTCCCTGGCGCGACGCGATGGCAGGAGTGGCCAGCGCCTACAGCGATCTGGTGCCAAACGGGGCTTGA
- the rpmB gene encoding 50S ribosomal protein L28, which yields MSRVCELTGKGPMTGNNVSHANNRTRRRFLPNLNDVSLTSEKMGKTYSLRISAAALRSVDHRGGLDEFLAKAKDDELSTRALKIKREIAKKDGPAELQA from the coding sequence ATGTCGCGCGTCTGCGAACTGACCGGCAAAGGCCCGATGACCGGCAACAATGTCAGCCACGCCAATAACCGCACCCGGCGTCGGTTTCTGCCAAACCTGAACGATGTCTCGCTGACCTCGGAAAAGATGGGCAAGACCTATTCGCTGCGGATCTCGGCAGCGGCTTTGCGCTCGGTCGATCACCGTGGCGGTCTGGACGAGTTTCTGGCCAAGGCGAAGGACGACGAACTGTCGACCCGCGCGCTGAAGATCAAGCGCGAGATCGCCAAGAAAGACGGCCCGGCTGAACTGCAGGCCTGA
- a CDS encoding copper chaperone PCu(A)C, whose product MKTLFCAAAAVLLPMAAFAHDAVAVEDGYARASNPKAGAAFMVLDNHREVACKLEGVSSDVAEKVELHTHKETDGIMKMVQIEGGIDLPAGQQHALQRGGDHVMLMGLHEPLENGDIVALTLDFGDCGTLDVEVPVDNDRQPGESAAGQASMDHGDMEDVDMDHGDMDHEGMDHDDQGN is encoded by the coding sequence ATGAAAACCCTATTCTGCGCCGCTGCTGCGGTGCTGCTGCCGATGGCCGCTTTCGCTCATGATGCCGTTGCGGTCGAAGACGGCTATGCCCGTGCCTCGAACCCAAAGGCCGGGGCTGCCTTCATGGTGCTGGACAATCACCGAGAGGTTGCCTGCAAGCTTGAGGGCGTCAGCTCTGATGTGGCCGAAAAGGTCGAGCTGCACACCCATAAGGAAACCGATGGCATCATGAAGATGGTCCAGATCGAGGGCGGGATCGACCTGCCCGCAGGTCAGCAGCACGCGCTGCAACGCGGTGGCGATCACGTCATGCTGATGGGGCTGCACGAGCCGCTGGAGAATGGCGACATCGTGGCCCTGACGCTGGATTTCGGCGATTGCGGCACGCTGGATGTCGAGGTGCCGGTGGACAATGATCGCCAGCCCGGTGAGTCCGCAGCCGGACAGGCGAGCATGGACCATGGCGACATGGAGGACGTCGATATGGACCATGGCGATATGGACCATGAGGGCATGGACCACGACGATCAGGGCAACTGA
- a CDS encoding arylesterase, translating to MIGRRSLLAGLTAAALAPRAVLANTGPRIVMLGDSLTEGFGLPASQGMVPVLQGWLAARATPAQIVNHGLSGDTTWGGRVRIRWALRRPADAVIVELGGNDMLLGWSPEQAEENLNNILDVATRNNRPVLLVGIHAPGRRQDWRRRWAEIWPRLAQRHGTLLLPDLYAPLAAIPRENRASYMQRDGVHPSAKGVGLLVQHLGPQVQELIRRTRMR from the coding sequence ATGATCGGGCGGCGAAGCCTGCTGGCCGGCCTCACCGCCGCCGCGCTGGCGCCGAGAGCGGTGCTGGCCAATACGGGGCCGCGCATCGTCATGCTGGGCGACAGCCTGACCGAAGGGTTCGGCCTGCCCGCCAGCCAGGGAATGGTGCCGGTGCTGCAAGGCTGGCTGGCAGCGCGGGCCACGCCTGCGCAGATCGTCAATCACGGGCTTTCGGGCGACACCACCTGGGGCGGGCGTGTCCGCATCAGGTGGGCGCTGCGCAGGCCAGCCGATGCCGTCATCGTCGAGCTTGGCGGCAATGACATGCTGCTGGGCTGGTCGCCCGAGCAGGCCGAAGAAAACCTGAACAACATTCTGGACGTGGCGACCCGCAACAATCGACCGGTGCTGCTGGTGGGCATTCACGCGCCCGGACGGCGGCAGGACTGGCGCAGGCGGTGGGCCGAGATCTGGCCTCGTCTGGCGCAGCGGCACGGAACCTTGCTGCTGCCTGACCTTTATGCGCCTTTGGCGGCCATTCCCCGCGAAAACCGCGCGTCCTATATGCAACGGGACGGCGTCCACCCCTCGGCCAAAGGGGTGGGGCTGTTGGTGCAGCATCTGGGCCCGCAGGTTCAGGAACTGATCCGCCGAACCCGGATGCGCTAG